The nucleotide window AAGGCCCCGGTGAGCAATCACCGGGGCCTTCCTGCGTTCGGCACCATGGAAGCGAGGATGGGGGCGGGATGGGGGGAGCACCTAGGAAATCAGCTGTGACAGCACCATGCCGTCAATGTCCGTACGCAGTTGCAGCCACAGGGGCAGATGGTCGGACATCTGGTAGGTGAAGTCGGTCTTGCTCATGCCGGGGAACAGGGCGTTAATGCTGGTCTTGTCGATGTAGAAATCAAGCACCCCGCCAACGTTCGTGAAGTTCTCCGGGTAGGTGGGGTAGTGCAGGATCTGGTCGTAGCGCTTGTTCTTTTCCAGGTTCGACCCGTGCTCCAGCCCGGCAAGCCCCTTTGGCAGGCACAACCCCTTCGAGGTCACGGCCTTGTACAGCTTGCCGGTACGGTCGGGGATGTTGAAATCGCCCATGGCCAGGATGTCGACGTCCACGGCGTGTGCCGTGGTGCGCCGTTCGTCGATCCAGGTCGCAAGCTGCGCAAGTTCCAGTTCGCGACCGCCTGCCGTACCCCATTGGATGTGCGCCGTAATGGCGATGAAGTCGAAATTGCCCGATGCGAACGAAGCAAGATACGGCGGGCGCCACCACGCGAAATCCGGCAGGTACATCGTCCCCCGCTTCTTGGTTGGGGGTACGGCGGTGGCGGCCAAACCTTTGAAGGCCACTGTACGCTTGTCGTACACGTATGCGATGCGTTCGTAGTTTCCGCCGTCGCCCGGAAAGACGTCCGAATAGATGGCGCGCCAGTACGGCCCGAGAATGTCGAGGACGCGCTTGAGGTCGGACAGGTCGTCCCGCAGCTCGACAATGGACACGAGGTCGAACTGGCCGATGATCTCCGCGATGTAGTGGATGGCGGCTTGATCTCGGGCTGCCTTGCCGAATTCGCGGATGTTCCAGGTGGCGATGTTCAGGGTTTCGTCAACCCGCGACGAGGGAACCTTGGCTGCATCGATGCGCTTGCGCAGTTCCAGGAGCCCAGCCGCGATGTGCGGCGATACATTGCCGTGGAACATGGCACTCCTCCTTGTGTTGGTGGCGGCACCTCACCCCGGCATGTCTCCCCCCTAGAACGGGTTGCTACGGAATGCCATTATTTGCCGTGCGATGGTGGGGTTTTCCCTTTGGCGGCACGGTGCTAGGAAAAGGGCGGTCGTGCGGAGCTCAATGGCATGCTGCCCACCGCACCGGCCTGTGCTTCGCCACCTTCAGCCGGAATGGTGTCATGCCCCCGCAGAAAACCTCCCCCGCCCCTGTTGTACCGTCCAGTGCGAACGGCGCACATGCTCTGGACCTTGAGGCCGCGTTGTCCGTGGCCCTTGATGCCGCCAAGGCAGGCTGTGCCGTGCTGGCTCGGGGGCGCTCGCGCCTTGCCGGGGTGCGCACCACCACCAAGAGTCCCGGCGACATTACCACGGAACTGGATGCCCGCTCGGAGGCAGCCATTTTCGCACGCATCCGGCAGGCCTACCCTGAGCATGCCCGGCTGGGCGAGGAATCTGGTGATAGCGAGGGAGAATCCGGCGCATCACCGTACCGCTGGATTGTCGATCCGCTGGACGGCACGGTGAACTACGTGCACGGAATTCCGTATTATGCGGTCTCGGTGGCACTGGAAGTGGATGGCGCGGCGGTGCTGGGCGTGGTGGCAGACCCGGCCCGGCGCGAGTTCTTCACCGCCGTGCGCGGTCAAGGGGCGTTCTGCAACGGGCGCCCGCTGCATGTGGCCCGGCGTGGCCGCCTGGACGAGGCCGTGGTCGGTACCGTGGTGCCGCCGCCCAAATGGCCGGGCATGGATGGGTATCTGGCGCAGTTCTGCGCCGTGGCGCGCAGTGCGGCGGGCATGCGCCGGGGCGGTGCAGCCGCACTGGACCTGGCCTATGTGGCCGCCGGACGGCTGGACGGCTTTTTTGTGGTCAGCCTGAAGCGCTGGGACCTTTCCGCCGGGGCGTTGCTGGTACGGGAGGCGGGGGGCGCCGTGGCCGATATCGACGGCCACCCGGACCCATTGCACGCCAACCGCCTTGCCGCCGCCAACGGCGAATTGCTGCCTGCGTTGCTGGAGCGGTTGCGAACCACCTGAGGGCATCTTTTGCTGTGCGGAAAGAACAGGGGAGAGGACATGCTCGGCATGCCTTCTCCCCATTTGCTTGTGCGTTGCACCAGTGTCGACCGAGTACGGAACCGGGCCATACCGGGCCATACCGGGACGGGCGACAGCAGGCTTCAGTTGTCGTCGCGGGCCATGGCCTCCAGCGATGGGCCGTGCCGCCGCAACCACACCCCGAACCACAGCGCGTTGCCCAGGCACACGATGCCCGACAGCAGCAGCGTGGTCGATGGCCCAAGGGCATGCGCCACCGTGCCCCCCAGCAGCGAACCGAACGGCCCCATGCCCAGGAACATCATGGAATACAAGGCCATGATCCGCCCCCGGTAGGCGTTGGGCGACATGATTTGCAACAGCGTATTGGCCGACGCCATCAGCACCACCATGCACATGCCCACCGGCACCAGCGCCAGCAACGCCGCCCACACCGTGCGGCACAGCGCGAAGGCCGTCAGGCTGGTCCCAAGGCCCACGGCGGCGTACAGCGCCCATCGGGACAGTCCGTTGCTGCCGCGCCGCAGGGCAAGGCACAGCGCGCCCAGCAGCGCACCGGCCCCGGCGGCCCCCAGCAGCAGGCCAAGGGTTTTGGCGTTGCCACCCAGCACCTTGTCGGCCACCACGGGCATCAGCACCGAATAGTTCACCGCGATGAGGCTGGTGGCACCCACCAGCAGCAGCGTGGTGCGGATGCCCTCGTGGCGCGTGGCAAAGCCCAGCCCTTCGCGAATGCGCTGCAAGGTCGAAGGGCCCGGCGGTGGGGGCACATGTTCGGGCAGGCGCATCATCAACAGCCCTGCAATGACCGGCACGAAGCTGACGGCGTTGCCCAGAAAGCACCATCCTTCGCCCGCTGCGGCCACCACCAGCCCCGCCAGTGTGGGGCCGACGACACGGGCCGCGTTGAACATGGACGA belongs to Nitratidesulfovibrio sp. and includes:
- a CDS encoding inositol monophosphatase family protein — its product is MPPQKTSPAPVVPSSANGAHALDLEAALSVALDAAKAGCAVLARGRSRLAGVRTTTKSPGDITTELDARSEAAIFARIRQAYPEHARLGEESGDSEGESGASPYRWIVDPLDGTVNYVHGIPYYAVSVALEVDGAAVLGVVADPARREFFTAVRGQGAFCNGRPLHVARRGRLDEAVVGTVVPPPKWPGMDGYLAQFCAVARSAAGMRRGGAAALDLAYVAAGRLDGFFVVSLKRWDLSAGALLVREAGGAVADIDGHPDPLHANRLAAANGELLPALLERLRTT
- a CDS encoding MFS transporter, which produces MPPFPDHQVPRATGPLRVFRHRNYRLFFGGQAISLPGTWMQSMAQSWLVYRLSESSFMLGALGFAAQLPLFVLSVFGGALADTRDRRAILVGTQVASMLLALTAAVLTMTDVVQVWHVFVLATALGIVNAFDVPTRQSFIMDMVGREDLPTAIGLNSSMFNAARVVGPTLAGLVVAAAGEGWCFLGNAVSFVPVIAGLLMMRLPEHVPPPPGPSTLQRIREGLGFATRHEGIRTTLLLVGATSLIAVNYSVLMPVVADKVLGGNAKTLGLLLGAAGAGALLGALCLALRRGSNGLSRWALYAAVGLGTSLTAFALCRTVWAALLALVPVGMCMVVLMASANTLLQIMSPNAYRGRIMALYSMMFLGMGPFGSLLGGTVAHALGPSTTLLLSGIVCLGNALWFGVWLRRHGPSLEAMARDDN
- a CDS encoding endonuclease/exonuclease/phosphatase family protein, producing MFHGNVSPHIAAGLLELRKRIDAAKVPSSRVDETLNIATWNIREFGKAARDQAAIHYIAEIIGQFDLVSIVELRDDLSDLKRVLDILGPYWRAIYSDVFPGDGGNYERIAYVYDKRTVAFKGLAATAVPPTKKRGTMYLPDFAWWRPPYLASFASGNFDFIAITAHIQWGTAGGRELELAQLATWIDERRTTAHAVDVDILAMGDFNIPDRTGKLYKAVTSKGLCLPKGLAGLEHGSNLEKNKRYDQILHYPTYPENFTNVGGVLDFYIDKTSINALFPGMSKTDFTYQMSDHLPLWLQLRTDIDGMVLSQLIS